Proteins found in one Sporosarcina jeotgali genomic segment:
- a CDS encoding N-acetylmuramoyl-L-alanine amidase family protein, which yields MVKIVLDAGHGLQTAGKQTPDGEKEWTFNNAVLLAAKSKLKLYEEVELLRVDDPTGRTDVPLKIRTDHANAWNADVYVSLHHNANTGVWGDWGGVETFMFEGNNSNSKANELALLIQPGLVRAMGLRDRGVRKKNLHVLRETKMPAVLIEGGFMDSRTDIEALRNPLMLKAQGQAIADAIIDYYQLKLNSSQALELNSSRKFRLVTGVFQSKSDAETSANHLREQHGWTVYVKEES from the coding sequence ATGGTGAAAATCGTACTCGATGCAGGGCATGGTTTACAAACAGCAGGAAAACAAACTCCTGATGGCGAGAAAGAATGGACGTTTAACAATGCAGTCCTTTTAGCAGCAAAGTCGAAACTGAAACTGTATGAAGAAGTGGAACTGCTGCGAGTGGATGATCCAACAGGCAGGACAGACGTCCCGCTGAAAATACGTACAGACCATGCGAATGCATGGAATGCAGATGTCTATGTATCTCTTCATCACAATGCGAATACCGGTGTTTGGGGCGATTGGGGCGGTGTGGAGACCTTTATGTTTGAAGGGAACAATTCGAACTCAAAGGCGAATGAACTTGCGCTGCTCATTCAACCGGGACTTGTCCGTGCGATGGGGTTGCGAGATCGAGGGGTACGAAAGAAAAACTTGCATGTTCTGCGCGAAACCAAAATGCCGGCAGTCCTCATCGAAGGAGGATTTATGGATTCCCGGACAGATATAGAAGCACTCAGAAATCCACTGATGTTAAAAGCACAAGGCCAAGCAATCGCTGATGCAATCATCGACTATTACCAGCTTAAACTGAATTCCAGTCAAGCATTAGAGTTGAACTCCAGCAGGAAATTTCGTTTAGTAACCGGGGTATTTCAATCTAAATCAGATGCCGAGACTTCAGCCAACCATCTAAGAGAGCAGCATGGTTGGACTGTCTATGTAAAAGAGGAGTCTTAA
- a CDS encoding bifunctional metallophosphatase/5'-nucleotidase, translating to MRMIAENTETIHIYHTNDIHSHFENWPGISEFLLKQRAHHEREGESCFVFDLGDYVDRSHPFTEATEGKGNIELLNRARYDAVTIGNNEGITLAHSALAELYKNAQFDVVVANLLNEDGEPLDWASPYTVFTTSSGLKVSVIAATAEYELFYKKLGWTIQEPRSILRKLASELRSTSDCVICLSHLGVHEDRLLANETPDIDVILGAHTHHLFVHGELVGETLLAATGKFGQYVGHVTLTVRAGQVVNKSAAVIPADELEAATDGLNAIQKMIDEGTKALDKEVFVTPAMLKQNLFGKSPLSEFFGQALLAYTKADCGLFNAGIFLGSLPKGTVTKRDLHRVLPHPINACVLTVKGEALRDYYVASCHPDWPRTEVRGLGFRGTLMGVMIHENFTMKNDELYVDGKLVDPLADYKLATLDMFTFGFFYPNMKFEKIDYLVPELIRDITGWYGQKELGTTS from the coding sequence ATGAGAATGATCGCTGAAAACACAGAAACCATTCATATTTATCATACAAACGACATTCATAGTCACTTTGAAAATTGGCCGGGGATCAGTGAGTTTTTGTTGAAACAACGGGCGCACCACGAACGAGAAGGGGAGTCCTGTTTTGTTTTCGATCTTGGTGATTACGTCGATCGCTCCCATCCATTCACCGAAGCGACCGAAGGTAAAGGAAATATCGAACTGTTGAATCGCGCTCGATATGATGCTGTGACAATTGGCAACAATGAAGGGATCACGCTGGCGCATAGTGCGTTAGCGGAATTATATAAGAATGCTCAATTTGACGTCGTCGTTGCAAATTTGCTGAATGAAGATGGGGAGCCGCTTGACTGGGCTTCTCCTTATACGGTGTTTACAACTTCGAGCGGCTTGAAAGTATCGGTGATCGCGGCAACTGCTGAATACGAATTATTTTACAAGAAGCTTGGGTGGACGATACAAGAGCCTCGCAGCATTTTGAGGAAACTCGCATCAGAACTGCGCAGCACGTCGGATTGTGTCATTTGTCTTTCCCATTTAGGTGTCCATGAAGACCGCTTGCTGGCAAATGAGACACCTGATATCGACGTGATCTTAGGCGCGCATACGCATCATTTGTTTGTACACGGAGAACTCGTTGGAGAGACACTCCTTGCTGCGACCGGGAAGTTTGGACAGTATGTCGGTCATGTGACACTGACTGTCCGAGCGGGACAAGTGGTTAATAAAAGCGCGGCTGTCATTCCGGCTGACGAGCTGGAAGCAGCAACAGATGGACTTAACGCAATCCAGAAGATGATTGACGAAGGCACAAAAGCGTTAGATAAAGAGGTATTCGTGACTCCCGCAATGCTTAAGCAAAACTTATTTGGGAAAAGTCCGCTGTCCGAATTCTTCGGTCAAGCTCTTCTTGCCTATACGAAAGCAGACTGCGGTTTATTCAATGCAGGGATTTTTCTTGGCAGTCTGCCCAAGGGGACAGTCACGAAAAGAGATCTGCACCGGGTGCTTCCGCATCCTATCAACGCTTGTGTACTCACTGTTAAGGGCGAAGCGCTGCGTGATTATTACGTAGCATCCTGCCATCCCGATTGGCCGCGGACGGAAGTGAGAGGGCTTGGTTTTAGAGGGACGCTCATGGGCGTCATGATTCACGAAAATTTCACGATGAAGAACGATGAACTCTACGTGGATGGAAAGCTAGTGGATCCGCTCGCAGATTATAAATTAGCCACGTTAGATATGTTTACGTTTGGGTTCTTTTATCCAAATATGAAATTTGAAAAGATCGACTACCTGGTTCCTGAACTCATTCGAGACATTACAGGATGGTATGGACAAAAGGAACTCGGAACAACTTCATAA
- the sufU gene encoding Fe-S cluster assembly sulfur transfer protein SufU, with the protein MGNEKLDQLYRSVIMDHYKTPRNKGVLESSNVTIDMNNPTCGDVIHLTLQVEDDIVKDAKFEGEGCSISMASASMMTQLIKGKNTEDAVTAAHAFSDMMLGKDIDDSMDFGDIEALTGVAKFPARIKCATLPWKAMEKGIASDSE; encoded by the coding sequence ATGGGAAACGAAAAACTGGATCAGCTGTATCGCTCGGTCATTATGGATCATTATAAAACTCCTCGCAACAAAGGAGTTCTTGAAAGCAGCAATGTTACAATCGATATGAATAACCCAACTTGCGGTGATGTGATTCACTTAACACTGCAGGTTGAAGACGACATCGTTAAGGATGCTAAGTTTGAAGGAGAAGGATGTTCGATTTCAATGGCATCCGCTTCTATGATGACGCAGCTTATCAAAGGAAAGAATACAGAAGATGCCGTCACTGCAGCTCATGCCTTTTCAGATATGATGTTAGGTAAAGATATCGATGATTCTATGGATTTTGGTGATATAGAAGCGTTGACAGGGGTCGCTAAATTCCCTGCACGTATAAAATGTGCAACTCTGCCATGGAAAGCAATGGAGAAAGGAATCGCGAGCGATTCTGAATAA
- the sufB gene encoding Fe-S cluster assembly protein SufB, with translation MAKKMPEIGDYKYGFHDKDVSVFRSERGLTKEIVEEISRMKEEPEWMLNYRLKSLDLFYSKPMPQWGGDLNSLNFDEITYYVKPSEATETSWDEVPEEIKRTFDKLGIPEAEQKYLAGVSAQYESEVVYHNMKQELTDLGIVFKDTDSALRENEELFKKYFGTVIPNSDNKFAALNSAVWSGGSFIYVPPGVKVETPLQAYFRINSENMGQFERTLIIVDEGASVHYVEGCTAPVYTTNSLHSAVVEIIIKKDAYCRYTTIQNWANNVYNLVTKRAVCDANATMEWIDGNIGSKLTMKYPAVILKGEGARGMTLSIAIAGKGQHQDAGAKMMHLAPNTSSTIVSKSISQHGGKVTYRGIVHFGRKAEGARANIECDTLIMDDKSTSDTIPYNEILNDNISLEHEAKVSKVSEEQLFYLMSRGISEQEATEMIVMGFIEPFTKELPMEYAVEMNRLIKFEMEGSIG, from the coding sequence ATGGCTAAAAAGATGCCTGAAATTGGCGATTACAAATACGGTTTCCATGACAAAGACGTATCCGTATTCCGTTCAGAACGTGGATTGACGAAAGAAATTGTTGAAGAAATCTCACGTATGAAAGAAGAACCGGAATGGATGTTGAATTACCGTTTGAAGTCTTTGGACTTGTTCTACAGCAAGCCAATGCCACAATGGGGCGGAGACTTAAATTCGTTGAACTTCGATGAAATTACGTATTACGTAAAACCATCTGAAGCAACAGAAACTTCATGGGATGAAGTACCAGAAGAAATCAAGCGCACGTTTGACAAACTTGGTATTCCTGAAGCTGAACAAAAATACCTTGCAGGTGTTTCTGCACAGTATGAGTCAGAAGTGGTTTACCACAACATGAAGCAAGAACTTACGGATTTAGGAATTGTATTTAAGGATACAGATTCTGCACTTCGTGAAAACGAAGAACTGTTCAAGAAATACTTTGGTACAGTAATTCCGAACTCTGATAACAAATTTGCTGCACTCAACTCAGCAGTTTGGTCAGGCGGATCTTTCATCTATGTTCCTCCTGGCGTTAAAGTGGAAACTCCGCTGCAAGCGTATTTCCGCATTAACTCAGAGAACATGGGACAATTCGAGCGTACGCTCATCATCGTAGACGAAGGCGCAAGCGTTCACTACGTAGAAGGCTGTACAGCTCCTGTTTATACTACAAACTCACTTCACAGTGCAGTAGTTGAAATCATCATCAAAAAAGACGCTTACTGCCGTTATACAACAATTCAAAACTGGGCGAATAACGTATACAACCTAGTTACGAAGCGTGCAGTATGTGATGCGAACGCAACAATGGAATGGATCGATGGCAACATTGGTTCGAAGTTAACGATGAAATACCCTGCTGTCATCCTTAAAGGTGAAGGCGCACGCGGTATGACATTGTCAATTGCCATTGCAGGTAAAGGACAGCACCAAGATGCGGGTGCAAAAATGATGCACTTGGCTCCGAATACATCTTCTACGATTGTATCGAAGTCCATTTCACAGCATGGCGGTAAAGTAACGTACCGCGGAATCGTTCACTTCGGACGTAAAGCGGAAGGCGCTCGCGCCAACATCGAGTGTGATACGCTCATCATGGATGACAAATCGACATCAGATACGATTCCATACAACGAAATCCTAAACGATAACATTTCGCTTGAACACGAAGCAAAAGTTTCTAAAGTCTCTGAAGAGCAGCTCTTCTACTTGATGAGCCGCGGTATTTCAGAACAAGAAGCGACTGAAATGATCGTTATGGGCTTCATCGAACCATTTACAAAAGAACTTCCAATGGAATATGCCGTAGAAATGAACCGTCTCATTAAGTTCGAGATGGAAGGTTCTATCGGTTAA
- the yunB gene encoding sporulation protein YunB: protein MRFHMQAPKKRKPKRRWLKFIIPALLLTIIGSFFYLNMKLKPVYMNYAEVQTRKIAAHVISQAIQSRSTSVLDANDVLLNIPNETNDTVTMKVDAETINQIMAEIHELVEQHLERAESGDLEMLPQSDGMKFDTEEMEKHGGVVFFVPIGQVADIPLLGNLGPKIPIRFHIVGDVHADIDTKLTEYGINNVYMEVNMKLTVNVQIIIPIATKQSTVVQQFPIAIGIIQGVVPQIYTKGGQSPANIEIPLQDVKKP from the coding sequence TTGAGATTTCATATGCAAGCTCCTAAAAAACGAAAACCTAAAAGAAGATGGCTTAAATTCATTATCCCTGCGCTTCTTTTGACGATAATCGGAAGTTTTTTCTACTTGAATATGAAATTAAAGCCCGTGTACATGAATTATGCGGAAGTACAAACGCGTAAAATAGCAGCACATGTCATCAGTCAGGCAATACAATCAAGATCAACAAGTGTGCTGGATGCAAATGATGTACTCTTAAACATTCCAAACGAAACGAATGATACGGTTACCATGAAAGTCGATGCAGAAACTATCAATCAGATTATGGCTGAAATCCATGAACTTGTTGAACAGCATCTAGAGCGTGCAGAATCTGGGGATCTTGAAATGTTGCCGCAGAGTGATGGGATGAAATTCGATACGGAAGAGATGGAAAAGCACGGAGGCGTTGTGTTTTTTGTTCCAATTGGTCAAGTCGCTGATATTCCTTTGCTAGGTAACCTTGGCCCTAAAATCCCAATTCGTTTTCATATTGTGGGAGATGTACATGCGGACATAGATACAAAATTAACGGAGTACGGAATTAATAATGTTTACATGGAAGTAAATATGAAATTGACCGTGAATGTCCAAATCATTATTCCAATCGCAACAAAACAAAGCACCGTGGTTCAGCAATTCCCGATTGCAATCGGGATCATTCAAGGGGTTGTGCCGCAAATCTATACTAAAGGGGGCCAGAGTCCAGCAAATATCGAAATCCCGCTGCAAGATGTAAAGAAGCCATAA
- a CDS encoding sulfite exporter TauE/SafE family protein, translating into MEYVLLIIIGMLSGVVGSLVGLGGGTIFVPVTILVGIDLGWIPHVTPQTVVGMSVIMMVFNGLSSTTFHMKAKTVDYKSGLIFFAGSVPGTIMGAFFNKSLDLGSFNLYFGILLIFLAGLLLVRKYLKPINWFVDHGKKIAFTDPQGETHVYGYPIWFALLLTFVIGLMSGLFGIGGGAMIVPAMLLLFLFPPHVAVGTSMLMVFLSALINSGTHIYLGHVPWLYSLAVIPGAYIGGTLGSMLNKKMSSETLVVVLRVLLLLFGINSIIDGIWG; encoded by the coding sequence ATGGAATACGTATTGCTGATCATCATCGGAATGCTGTCAGGAGTGGTTGGTTCACTCGTTGGTCTGGGTGGCGGAACGATTTTTGTACCTGTCACGATATTAGTCGGAATTGACCTAGGCTGGATTCCGCATGTCACTCCGCAGACGGTTGTCGGGATGTCCGTCATCATGATGGTATTCAATGGATTGTCATCGACGACATTTCATATGAAAGCCAAAACTGTCGATTATAAAAGCGGCCTCATTTTCTTCGCCGGAAGTGTGCCAGGGACAATAATGGGTGCTTTCTTCAACAAAAGCCTGGATTTGGGCTCCTTCAACTTATATTTCGGGATTTTACTTATCTTTTTAGCGGGTCTTTTGTTAGTTAGGAAGTATTTAAAACCAATCAATTGGTTCGTGGATCATGGAAAGAAAATTGCATTTACGGATCCGCAAGGTGAAACGCACGTCTATGGGTATCCCATCTGGTTTGCCCTGCTTCTTACATTTGTCATCGGATTAATGTCAGGTCTTTTTGGAATCGGCGGAGGAGCGATGATTGTTCCAGCAATGCTGTTGTTATTCCTTTTCCCTCCGCACGTTGCTGTAGGGACATCGATGCTTATGGTATTTTTGTCTGCACTCATTAACTCAGGAACTCATATCTACTTAGGTCACGTCCCGTGGCTGTACTCACTTGCTGTCATCCCTGGCGCCTATATCGGAGGAACGCTCGGATCGATGCTGAACAAAAAGATGAGCTCGGAAACACTAGTAGTCGTGTTACGTGTGTTATTGCTCTTATTCGGAATTAATTCAATAATTGATGGGATTTGGGGATGA
- a CDS encoding branched-chain amino acid ABC transporter permease: protein MEWLQQLINGISLGSIYALIALGYTMVYGIIKLINFAHGEVFMIGAFIGYISITGWGLGFFPALLLSMAICAIIGVIIERIAYKRLRNATRIAALITAIGVSLLIQNGVIYFRGAQPAAYPDVFANKSFNLFGAQISTQAILILSVSVVLMLILQFIVHKTKIGKAMRAVSYDAEAAKLMGINVDNTISATFAIGSALAGAAGVIFGIYYTKIDPLMGVIPGLKAFVAAVLGGIGIIPGAVAGGLVLGVVETVVSALGFSLWRDAAAFIILILILIFKPSGIFGKNTREKV from the coding sequence ATGGAATGGCTACAGCAACTCATCAACGGTATTTCTTTAGGCAGTATTTACGCACTTATTGCGTTAGGGTATACGATGGTTTACGGCATTATCAAGTTAATCAACTTTGCACATGGTGAAGTGTTCATGATTGGTGCATTCATTGGATATATCTCGATTACTGGATGGGGATTAGGCTTTTTTCCCGCACTTTTACTATCAATGGCGATCTGTGCAATCATCGGAGTCATCATAGAACGGATCGCATACAAACGTTTGCGAAATGCCACACGGATTGCCGCTCTCATTACAGCAATCGGTGTATCGCTTCTCATCCAAAATGGAGTGATTTACTTCAGAGGTGCACAACCTGCAGCTTACCCTGATGTGTTTGCAAACAAATCATTTAACCTGTTCGGTGCACAAATCAGTACACAGGCAATTCTTATTTTGTCGGTTTCCGTAGTCCTCATGCTGATTTTGCAGTTCATTGTACATAAGACAAAGATCGGAAAAGCGATGAGAGCTGTGTCGTATGACGCTGAAGCCGCAAAACTAATGGGCATCAATGTAGACAATACGATTTCTGCAACATTCGCAATCGGATCAGCACTTGCTGGTGCTGCAGGCGTCATTTTCGGGATTTACTATACGAAAATTGATCCATTGATGGGCGTTATCCCAGGTTTGAAAGCGTTTGTCGCAGCTGTACTCGGCGGAATCGGAATTATTCCAGGAGCGGTTGCAGGCGGACTTGTCCTTGGCGTGGTCGAAACGGTTGTTAGCGCACTTGGATTCTCCTTGTGGCGTGATGCTGCGGCGTTCATCATTTTGATTTTAATCTTAATCTTTAAACCTTCTGGCATCTTCGGTAAAAACACAAGAGAGAAAGTGTAG
- a CDS encoding DUF72 domain-containing protein gives MIEIGLTGWGDHPDVYAPSSTAKEKLMDYSSHFPIVELDATFYAIQPERNIRKWIRETPDHFGFIVKAYQGMTGHLRGELPYESKEEMFELFRLSMEPLQEADKLSLILVQFPPWFDCVKENVDEIRYICKRLEGFDIGIEFRHQSWYAEEFREKTLQFLRENNLIHVIADEPQAGTGSVPFIPSATRSDKAVIRLHGRNVAGWQNPGGSREHWRKVRYLYDYTDRELQGIQTAVEELAQQSEYVAVIFNNNSGGHAAENAKRFQKMLQLSFDDLAPKQLDIFEGE, from the coding sequence ATGATTGAAATCGGCTTAACTGGATGGGGCGACCACCCTGATGTATATGCGCCCTCATCTACAGCAAAAGAAAAATTGATGGACTATAGTTCTCATTTTCCAATAGTAGAACTTGACGCTACATTCTATGCGATCCAGCCAGAGAGGAATATCCGGAAATGGATCCGTGAAACGCCTGATCATTTCGGATTCATCGTCAAAGCGTACCAGGGGATGACCGGACATTTGCGCGGAGAACTGCCATATGAATCGAAGGAGGAAATGTTTGAACTCTTTCGTCTTTCAATGGAACCGCTGCAAGAAGCGGACAAGCTATCGCTCATTTTAGTTCAGTTCCCGCCTTGGTTCGATTGTGTCAAAGAGAATGTCGATGAAATACGATACATATGTAAGCGGCTTGAAGGATTCGATATCGGAATTGAATTTCGTCACCAGTCTTGGTATGCGGAAGAATTCCGAGAAAAGACTCTTCAGTTCCTGAGAGAGAACAATCTGATCCATGTCATTGCGGACGAACCGCAAGCTGGAACTGGCAGTGTTCCTTTCATTCCTTCTGCCACCCGGAGCGACAAAGCAGTCATCCGGCTTCACGGTCGAAATGTTGCGGGCTGGCAGAATCCGGGCGGCAGCAGAGAGCACTGGCGCAAAGTCCGATACTTATATGACTATACAGATCGGGAGTTACAGGGAATTCAAACAGCAGTTGAAGAGTTAGCGCAGCAATCCGAATACGTTGCTGTTATTTTTAATAATAATTCAGGTGGTCATGCAGCAGAGAATGCCAAACGTTTTCAAAAAATGCTTCAACTCTCTTTCGATGATTTGGCTCCTAAACAGCTCGACATCTTTGAGGGGGAATAA
- a CDS encoding Na+/H+ antiporter NhaC family protein — MIGTWLSILPPVIAIVMVLTTKRVLLSLGAGILSAALLVASFAPVETLTQLGKALIVSFWADGELNTYNIFIMLFILLLGVITALVSLSGGSRAFAEWAVTRIRTRRSAKLLTIVLGIAIFVDDYFNALAVGQIARPITDRHKVSRAKLAYFIDSTSAPICVISPVSSWGAFLIGQLAIILATTATVNYSPLSAFLMMAPMNFYVIATLAMVFFFAWTNIDFFAMKDHEKRAEEKGELFDPEKEIPGQLKDEFPEHTHGRVRDLVAPIVTLVAVTLASMVITGYRIGGELNLWTIFENTDVPLSLVIGGLAGTAIAIILYASQFKVNQTASAGLIGQAFVSGVKAMMPAVLILILAWSLTHLIDILETGLFLSEVVAKSNIPVAFLPVVLFVLAGLMAFSTGTSWGSFGILLPIAGTIMVNAAPELLLPALSAVLAGAVFGDHCSPISDTTILSSTGAGSNHIDHVSTQLPYALMAAGIATGGYIVLGLTGSIWIGLAAVVVILAALFTIWNVRSSKKVVSVTAE, encoded by the coding sequence ATGATTGGAACTTGGTTATCGATTCTGCCGCCAGTGATCGCCATTGTAATGGTGCTCACGACAAAGCGGGTGCTGCTTTCACTCGGTGCAGGAATTTTGTCCGCTGCATTACTAGTCGCTTCCTTTGCACCAGTGGAAACATTGACGCAGTTAGGCAAAGCGCTCATCGTCTCATTTTGGGCAGATGGAGAGTTGAACACGTATAATATTTTCATTATGCTTTTCATATTATTGTTAGGTGTCATTACGGCACTTGTTAGTCTGTCAGGCGGGAGCCGCGCCTTTGCGGAGTGGGCTGTAACACGCATCCGAACTCGCCGCAGTGCAAAACTTCTTACGATAGTTTTAGGAATTGCAATCTTTGTAGATGATTATTTCAATGCACTTGCGGTAGGTCAAATCGCACGTCCGATTACCGATCGGCATAAGGTTTCTCGTGCGAAATTAGCGTATTTCATCGATTCTACATCAGCACCAATTTGTGTGATTTCGCCAGTATCGAGCTGGGGAGCATTCTTAATTGGCCAGCTTGCAATTATCCTTGCGACGACGGCAACGGTTAATTATTCACCGTTATCTGCGTTTCTGATGATGGCTCCGATGAACTTCTATGTAATTGCTACATTAGCGATGGTATTCTTCTTCGCTTGGACGAATATCGACTTTTTCGCGATGAAAGATCATGAAAAGCGTGCGGAAGAAAAGGGAGAACTGTTTGATCCTGAAAAAGAGATTCCGGGTCAATTGAAAGATGAGTTCCCAGAGCACACGCATGGCCGTGTAAGAGATCTAGTGGCACCGATTGTGACACTGGTAGCTGTAACATTGGCTTCGATGGTCATTACAGGATACAGAATCGGCGGAGAGTTGAATCTATGGACGATCTTTGAAAATACAGATGTCCCATTGTCCTTGGTTATCGGCGGACTTGCAGGTACTGCAATTGCGATCATTCTATACGCTTCACAATTCAAGGTGAATCAGACTGCCTCTGCAGGGCTGATCGGCCAGGCATTTGTCAGCGGTGTAAAAGCGATGATGCCTGCAGTGCTTATTCTTATTCTAGCTTGGTCACTCACTCACTTAATTGATATTTTAGAAACTGGTTTATTCTTATCAGAGGTAGTTGCGAAGTCTAATATACCTGTAGCCTTTTTGCCGGTTGTGCTGTTTGTATTAGCTGGTTTAATGGCATTCTCAACAGGAACGTCTTGGGGCTCATTCGGAATCCTGCTTCCGATTGCAGGGACGATTATGGTGAATGCAGCACCGGAATTACTATTACCTGCATTATCCGCAGTCCTTGCAGGTGCCGTGTTTGGTGATCACTGTTCACCGATTTCAGATACAACAATCCTTTCGTCAACAGGAGCAGGAAGCAATCATATCGATCACGTTTCCACACAATTGCCTTACGCGCTGATGGCAGCCGGAATTGCGACTGGCGGGTACATTGTTCTTGGTCTGACAGGATCGATTTGGATCGGTCTTGCTGCCGTAGTTGTCATTCTAGCGGCTTTGTTTACTATTTGGAATGTTAGAAGTTCAAAAAAAGTTGTTAGCGTAACAGCAGAGTAA
- a CDS encoding ABC transporter substrate-binding protein: MKFKRAWSLLAAMTLGVGLLAGCSQGEKDGASGSKDSDEIKIGVNLELSGAVASYGTSEADGIQLAVDEINEDGGIDGKKIKLVKIDNKSDAAEATNAAIKLITQEQVVAIIGAATSGATVAQAQIANDNKTPLISPSGTSPTVTVNEKGDVNEFVFRTSFIDPFQGTVAANFAANDLGVKNVAIFSDNASDYSKGLASSFKEDFEKAGGKIVAEESYVAKDSDFRSTLTRIKSAKPEFIFIPGYYEEVGLIVKQAREMGIDVPLMGADGWDSPTLLDLAGADALNNTYTTNHYSSDDPDGAVKAFNDKFNEEYGKSPDAFNALGYDTVYLLKDAIERAGSVDSTKIKDALAETDGLDLVTGKYSVDENHHPIKSATILEYKDGEQVFNTKVNP; this comes from the coding sequence ATGAAGTTTAAAAGAGCATGGAGTTTATTAGCAGCGATGACGCTTGGCGTTGGTCTCCTCGCAGGTTGTTCTCAAGGAGAAAAGGACGGGGCATCCGGATCGAAAGACAGTGATGAGATTAAAATCGGGGTCAACCTCGAACTATCTGGTGCAGTTGCTTCATACGGAACATCTGAAGCGGACGGCATTCAGCTTGCAGTAGATGAAATCAACGAAGACGGCGGAATTGACGGCAAGAAAATTAAGCTCGTAAAGATTGATAATAAATCGGATGCTGCTGAAGCGACAAACGCAGCCATCAAATTGATAACTCAAGAACAAGTGGTTGCAATCATTGGCGCGGCAACAAGCGGAGCTACAGTTGCACAAGCCCAAATTGCCAATGATAATAAGACGCCGCTCATTAGTCCTTCTGGAACAAGCCCGACCGTGACTGTGAATGAAAAAGGTGATGTGAATGAGTTCGTATTCCGTACTTCATTCATCGATCCTTTCCAAGGGACTGTTGCAGCGAATTTCGCGGCGAATGACCTAGGCGTTAAAAACGTTGCCATCTTCTCTGATAACGCGAGTGACTATTCAAAAGGTCTCGCTTCATCGTTCAAAGAAGACTTTGAAAAAGCAGGCGGTAAAATTGTTGCTGAAGAATCTTATGTTGCTAAAGACTCTGACTTCCGTTCAACATTGACTCGTATCAAGTCAGCAAAACCGGAATTCATCTTCATCCCAGGATACTACGAAGAAGTCGGCTTGATTGTTAAGCAAGCACGCGAAATGGGGATTGACGTTCCGTTGATGGGTGCTGACGGATGGGATTCTCCAACATTGCTCGACCTTGCAGGAGCAGATGCTCTGAACAACACGTATACAACGAATCACTATTCTTCTGACGACCCAGATGGCGCAGTAAAAGCGTTCAATGATAAGTTCAATGAAGAGTATGGAAAGTCTCCAGATGCGTTCAACGCACTTGGATACGACACTGTGTACTTGTTGAAAGATGCAATCGAACGTGCAGGAAGTGTTGATTCTACAAAAATTAAAGACGCGCTTGCTGAAACAGATGGACTTGATCTTGTAACAGGTAAATATTCAGTGGATGAAAACCACCACCCGATTAAATCGGCAACGATCCTTGAGTATAAGGATGGCGAGCAAGTATTCAATACGAAGGTGAATCCTTAA